Below is a window of Plasmodium chabaudi chabaudi strain AS genome assembly, chromosome: 10 DNA.
atatatttataatattctcATAAATGAAAccgaaaaacaaaataatgtgTTTTAAAGATTTTACGATTGTtgtattttgtttattcaAATACTTTCCTATTTCTGTCATATCATCATATGATTAATTCACtgctttatttatattttaacaaGAGGGCTCATATACTAATCTCTCCTATGCCCTTTTCGGTAATAGTTATTTTTCCGGCTATCATCAGATCTATCgtcatcatatttatagtcattatatttactaCTATGGCTATGCTTTTTcttattatcatatttcCTATCATTATACTTATAATTGTCTTTACTgctatcatattttttacttccatatttataattttttgtttttttaccATCATCGCTACTATAACTACTTTCCCTACGATTTTTATAAGAGCTAGTGGAATCACTTCTTGAATGTGAAGATGTACGACGCTTTTTATGTgtgtgattttttttttccatatctttgttattactataattattataatttctcGTCGAAGAATTTTCAGTTTGTGCATTGGAGCTTTTTTCCTCATTGTctgcatttttatcatgggtatatatatgtatattccATAAGTATGTGcctattttttactttaaataaacaaaatattcacATAAAACACAAAATTTATCTTACTTGGTagttttcttttctttcgACGTCCAAATTCATCAAATTCCTCATCTTCTGAATCGTGGGCTCTTCTTTCATTATTACCTTGGATATCATAATGTCCTCCTCCCTTTCCTGTtcttatttctttatttggtttaaaatcatttaatttttttgtgtatttACTTTTACCACATATGTTACATTTTTCTCGTTTAGCCCAGTTTATGTTACCACAATCATCACATTTCCAATCATTCGTCTTAAACAATATTTGTTTAgggtttttttttactaaaaaattttcCAACAATCACAcaaaatgttaatatattgcaaaaaatgaaataaagtaaaataaaatactatGTGTATATTACTCGTTTTCTTTGGTCTGACTCGATTGCATTGGCTGCAATACATTCTCTTGTAAGAGTTGGCATTTCGAcatctttaaaaataaagttgattaaattttttaacatatttacccgtgatattattatacaaaaaaaagtaaaacgaccatattttatatgctcatatatataatattcgtGTAATAATtactatatatgtatatacaaaaaccaagcatgcatatatttcttatcggatatttttatttcattctTTTGTTCTCTTTATTTCCCTATTCTTCATTCCTTTCCCCtcgtttatttataaagaaaatacagCATTTCCTTTAAAAAATCgtgttcattttttaaaagataataaaaaacggAACACAAGAATGGAAAGAAACAAAACAGAGAAATAAGTGAGAAACACGAACAAAATTGATAGAAGCCATTTTACTTTTCATCTGTGCATATCCAATCCTCTGAATCCCTTTTGTCTGTAAGAAGGTAAAACAATAAAGTATTCAAAATAAGCATGCTTTTTATACATTCTTATTAAATTGGCATCCTTTGTAAGGGAGCAcatgctatatatatttgcatatgaaatcaaatatataataataatgtgtAACAATCAACCTTCCAATTCATATACATgtctttttaaaaaaattcattaaCGATGTTATAAATCTAAACAAAACCAtgaacatatattattatgtcaaatttttttagtatgtTTAGTTAACCTGAATATTTATGGTCTTCCATATTGTAAGTTATATACTCTCCTTGATTTGTTCTTTTAAACttttctataaatattatattcgtTTGTATCCTtaactattttaaaaattgtttttcaatttttagctattattttataatcattataaaatatagccACGATAATCTTCATgcaaacatatttattttatgtacttatatatatgttaatctatttaaatttcttatatttttattaatacgTAACATATAcctatatatgcaaaaaagAACATAACCTTTAACAAATTACATTGTGAAAAATagctatatataaaaacatatttttactaccatattttttaccataaaaattgttattcaatatattttattattacaaatatttaatttatataatattttgttcgAATTTTCAATCAgagaaattatattttgctaTATGTATAATCTAATTTTGGATAATCgtattatacatatgcatatatcaCAGTTAAAAGTTGAATATAACATTAtactaaaaattattgtttGGGGgatgtttatattaatgACTTATTAAAATCAGCaatttcatattatattattttcgtttttctttgtttccattttggaagtaaaaaataaaaaatttcaaaatGGCTTTTGGGTGCCAGATTTATGTAAACAAAATAggaaaaatgtgaaaaggttatctatgcatatataaaacaaaaaaataataataaaataaaaaatgtataaaaataataaaatgaaacatGTAAAGTAGAAAAAcaaagtaaaataaaacaattgtattaattataataaactaAATGGCTGAAATTGTAAAAACGGAAAAGAACCCTAACCCCCATCcatataatacattataatgaggaaattaaaaattaataatattctttatCTCATCACAATAAAAAGGCCAATGCATAAAGGTTATACTTCATATAAACCCTGAGAATCCATTTttccataaaaaatggCACTACACTATAATGtgtaatatatgtatgccCTCAATTTTATAAGAATTAGTTTTTCTTCTCAGccgtattatatatattttcaccCACACCAGTTAAATCgaaattatcattattatcttcgatctaaaaaaataaaaagttacaaataaattttaaaatacatgaataaatataatatatagacAGGGGGATGTTTTGTGCAAATATTATACGTCTCGTATAATTATGGGCGTAGTTTGCtttctttgttttttattaccttaatttttttcttctttatatatctttGAATGTATAAATTTGACCCTTTAACTTGCTTTAAACTGAAGGAATGCTTATTCagcatttttttgtttgacAAATTTAAGTTTCTCTCATTATGTTCTCGAAGAAGTTGCAAATCAACTATCTCCccttttaaataatcacAAAGGGTATTGttataataatgcatatatctATCTTTCCAATAAAAGTAAAGCCTacaagaaaagaaaaaaacatgcaCAAAATTGTCATTCTTTGTGTGTTAAGATATCCTTTCAGTTTATCCATAAAAAgtacataaattttaataaaaatgaatttatacaaatatatagatatattacGTTCGAGTCCATTTTCGAAAAATGGATCTGGGGAATAGGAGATTGTATTCGGTTTGGTCGTCATCCAAATTTATGTCTTGcatatcattatttgtgTCATCGtagtttttatatatattgttagAGTAATCAATATTTAGTTTATCCAATAATTCTTTTCTACTTTTTATTAGTTTTCTTTTGGCTACCTTTGAAGCATATagcattattttatttttattattttcccattcatttaaatgattaattttatgatttttaaaatttaaatataattcatcTAAGGTATTCCAGTCTATACCATAACTTGAACTATAACTCCACAAATTTTCTAGTCtccttttatttatttcgatattttttttatcatattcaaaattatcatcccgttcattttttttcttttttaatacaaacGGTTGTAATCGATGATTATATACCAAAGGATTGGGCCACAAAACATTTCTATCTGGGTAATTAAAGTTTTTATAGTTTGAGTTTAGATAGTAAAAATCATAACCCGAATCATTTTGGTTATTGTTTTGGTTGACATTATCACTTTCGGTTTCTTCTTTCTTCTTTTCATCATTTGAATCATCAAGTGAATCGCCATTTTCCGATTCTAcaaacatattatttattacattttttacctgagattttgtaatatttcTTGGACTTgagcattttatttttagttttatatccatattttctttttttatgaacttTAAAAGTTCATCAGGGCAATCATATGTATCTTTATTATCGTCATATATTTCGTAAAATGatttacaatatttatcatCTTCGTCTTCATATTCCTCATTTTCATCTGCATCACCCTCTATTTTATTCtcagaaaaaatatcaccatttttttcatcttccTCTTTTAATTGATTTTTCAATACATCTTCGTGattgtaattattttcatctgaATTTTCCACTATactattttcttcttcttcactGCCCTGCTCTTTTGCCGTTGCAGAAGTGCTACTTTGTGTGGTATCAGAATGTACCAACCTTGATAGAATATATCCTGGtacttcttttttttttaacctaattatttcatttcttttaatatatttttctgatgtgtatataaaattgctTTGCTTATTGTCCACTTGGCTAcgtttattttgaaaaagtGATATACATCTTTCATTACAAAAGAAAGCAGATTTtctgtttttaaaaaaattaagataATGATAGTCCTTCCTCGttaaattattcatttaaaagTGCATGAGTATACAAATTATGcaattgaaaaattaaaaggaGTCAAAAAAACTAAGGACTAatacattaatatatatgtatacataatatttatatgcatggATCCATTTTCTCCATATATGttcatacatataataggcataaaaatcaaaatttgaaattttacagaaaattatttttcttaaaatagaataatttataggaaatataatattttgctTATACGTTCAAATcctatatacaaaaaataagaaacaACAGCAcaactatatttttttttatttataaaaacacaGCTTTGAAGACGTCATAACACAATAaacgaaaaatataattaatacataaaaGAACTGAagtattttaatttatgtttACAAACATATACGCTatagaatatttataaaacgTGTAAATGTAGGTAGTATTCTTatgttcattttttttataattcattAGAGCCCCGTATAGTCtctatctttatttttttcaacataCAAAGAAAGaacgaataaaaaataaattaaccCTATATCAACATAATAATGTGctgaatattttcaaaatcataaatatttttgaaaaaattaatacccatttcatatatttacatttgtTCGTTATTATTACGATATTAcgtaattaaaatataataaatgtgtattccaaaaaaaataaaaattatattaacgaaaaaaaaatgtaattaaaaaatatagaaagcCATAAGGAAACACCACCTCCTATTTTAAGAAAAAcatgataaatattttaaaaaacatatattcatGTACTTAAAAAATGGCAATTAATGACATTTCCCAAAAGTATACATGCAAGTCATGTGGAAATATGAagtttagaaaaaaaaatgaaaagcaaactaaaaaattggggcatatgcataatatacTTCTACACACATATTCTCGAAAGCTCTTTGTGTAAGCATATCCacctttttcataaaaatcaaGTTAAAGCTTTTGAAAATTCGTCTTTTAATGCTATTAGCAGTCTTTGGgaataaagataataaaaataattattgtttataatattttcaggTATGTTGGTATcagtattttttaatgaactaatttttatattagaaaaattattgttaGCTATTACAGTATTGCTATTTGTACtggtatatttatatattccaaTACTGATAGTATTTACAACAGTGTTTTGCATTATTAGTAGTGTACAACtatttattactattaaaatttacGTTATTATTTAACATACTATATCATTAGTGCATTTTGGAATATCCATTGTTATATCATTAGAAGAAATATCTTCTTTtatgttttcattttttatattaccTGAGTCTGAGTTCGTTTTTTCGTCAAAAAGATTTTGATCATAATCATCCtgatcattttcttcatctttTACGAAGTTTTCATCGGATTTGTTTTTCAGTTCATCCATTTTGTCGGTATTTTTCTTCTCGTCCTTTATGTtggttttctttttttttgcattaaGTTTAGTAGAGTTATCATTCAATTCTCTCTTTTTTCCTTTACCTTTAGCTTTTAATAGTTCTTTTTGACTTTCTtctataattaattttgtgcttttttttgtgcAAGTAGTGAAAAAGGTATCAAGACGTCTCTGTGTTGTTACCTTTCGAGCTTTTAATAATCTGGTAATATAGTTTGTTACTCTAActtcattaaaattatgttctttaattaaaaaggtTTTTAATTCTTCGATTTTGGGTTCACACCAATCAATTTTTACTTCACTTTTTTCTAAAACTTTTggattaataaatgattgCCTAGCTtctacatatttaaaattatcgGGTACTTggtatttattttggtcgatatttttaataatattctcaatacaattatattcttttattaaattataagcAGTTTTAGACCCTATACCTTTTATAGTATCACAATAATCACATCCACAAAGAATACAAAAATCTATAAATTCATCCattgttaattttaatcCTTTTAATACTTGttctaaatttatttctgttaatatatatcctCTTTTGCtagaatttttatttttatttttatttgacgACGCATTAGCATTTAAGTttcttattaatattttagttCCAAAAACTAATGCATCTGCATCTTCAGTAGCAGTTGCATGAGCcatatcatattttgttaaaaatgcACATTGTGCTTCAGCTTCACATGGGCTTTCAATAACAGGTATCCCCATtaatgttaataatttttttgcttcttcattttgtttttttgttactCTTACTGTTCTTCcactttgtttttttatttcttctaaATTTCCTTCCTCTTTTGCTTTCAATAATAATTCTTCTGCTTTTTGCCTTTTCTCTCCTCTCTTTTCTAATTCCGAACCCTTTAATTCAGGTGGAGCTCCAtcaaaaacataaattggTTTTAATCCATTTtccattaattttatagttCTTGACATTAAACCAGATATGTGTGAAGTTGTTTCACCTGCCTCGTTCATTAAATTGCCATATTGATCTCCATCTCTAATTGCTATTATAAATTGATACAAAGACATGGATGCGTCAATTGCTACTACTCTTCCCATTAAATTTTCGATTTTTATCTCTTTAATCGCATTTGGAGCAGTGTCCGCGATGAACTTGGTTAAACCTTTAATTCCCATTTTAActgaattaataaaaagtcAGAGTGTAACTTGTCAAATGTATTCAGAATTAGCCAAAAGGTGgtgatatttttaatatttgtgatattttaaaaaaaaatttattacagtaaaaaatgtgtgaaaataataaaatcaataaaaaagaaaagaaaaataaacaataatgcacatatttttactgatattcaaaaatatttccaatTCTCATTAACCCTTTCATTAATACATACTAATTTTATctctcaaaaaaaaacagaaaaaCGCATAATTGAAATCACTATTGCGTGGCTTTATTATTCTCttgttataaataaaaaaaaaataattactCCGAATAATTTccgtattttattttaacttGTCCATGCATCTTGAttgatgatatatattttttctctttttaaattaaaaattgaaaaaaataatattcttaAACTTTCAtccaataaaatttatatatttatcaatccatatatataatgtaattttttattaaaaatatatattaaaaaaaatgtacatATGAAATGATaaagtatataattaatgaaattattttagtgattatttattttcctcGAACCAACTGaattgtaaataaataaacaaatggaTATGTATCtaaagcatatataattttaagtatatatatcaaaatgtGCACTCCCAATGGCTTATGTCacacataataaaaataaattcatcCGTAATTTTCAAGCCTTTGAACTTAGCATTCGTTTTTAAgttcaaattataaattttatattttgtctatacgaatgaatataattacaCATCAGTATTTTACTATTTCACTACTTCATTGTGCCATTATCTTATTATTCCactattttattgtttgaatttttattaacacatTTATTGCCTCATTTTCtctaattaaaaaaaacgcgGTATAAATAGTTCCATTCCCATTTTTAGAcagtattataatattacacATCATGTCGtaatatcttttattttcttctctctttgtatatgcatatatagaaaaaaaaaacaaatatgaaTGTTTTCCATCTAATTAAAatacacataaaaaaatatataattcccCTTTATCtcttatttatgttttataagtttcaaaataatgatttttttgctcatcttttttaatgtgAAAAACGAAATGGTAAGTACCATTATAACGGCAACCAAACCTATaccaaaattatttacttAAATATTGTTAAGAATGAAAATGCATTATCAAAAGaccaaaagaaaaaaatataaattcatatatCATCACCATTTTTAACATTCACATAAGGAGGATGTGTGTTGAATAATTCGATAAATATTCACACTACGAATATTTTCTAAGTccctctttttttatataactttCTTAAAagcatttattaaaataataataattttcagGTATTTCTCATGCTTTTTCCTATTTAATAAGCTAtacacaaatataaattgtcTTAAATCTTAAGCAAATTTGTATTGCATCGCCAGGCTTATGAACAAACAGATGGATgcccattttattttctatgcaaaatatttataatttttattgtgtTTTTACTAAGATTTTACAAAgatacatttatttataaatatcttTGCATACCATTAAAATATTcgtataaaacatatattacaatcagtttattaaaataaatatatgatctAGTGTTCAAGATATTCACCAATCTTGTGTAAACCGATctcatacatatataaatgatttttttatttttgacaCCATAAAAGAATAACCGTaccatttaataataaccATAATTGAGAAATGCTtggaataataaatgtaataaaatatataatatgtacagacaaaaatgcatatatgttgtgtttttttaaagtacCTATTTGGAATTTATAAGATAATTTCgataattttaatgaacattttaattttctcATGCATTAAATGCCAATTAAATAAACACACCAGCTcacttttttataatattttaccCCCTTTATCTCTGAGgcttaataaatttttatataataaaggtTAAAACctcgaaaaaaatataatttgtattttagctaaatcaacaaaattatttatataacaatatGTCTATTAGCATAATAagatttaataaaacatttatttttcatttttcatttatatttaaaataattttttttatttgaaaataagccaggtagctattttttttccacgGGATCTACACATAAACACTAGCCAAATAATTTAgctatttatgaaaaaaaaaatcaactAAAAAAAGCCAAAtgcaacaaaaaaaaaatttaattataatatattttttaataaaagtatatatatatttatttattttaggaatattttattttataattttgatccTTTTTTGGTGCAACTTATAATACGCATAAACAACTTATTTATGGTGATATgtatttcatttgttttcataattatatgaatcaTAATAGTTAActcgaaaaaaaatgagagCGGATATAGGATAAAATGTATCCAATAAAAAacccaaaaaaaaataataaaaataatttaacatcaaaagataaaattataaatgcaTTAACGTCGTcgtttaattaaaaattgtattttaaGATATGTGtataacataaaatatatttgtatattaaaaatgctttttgttttcatactatatgcatattccccatttaaaatattataaatttcataaacttagatatttatattatttattttattatattatttttaatttgtgtCTACATGTACtaccatttttatacaaCACTCATAAACGTAAATCGTtctacataaaaaattaaatctaatttgtttttgttttatacgttatgttttgtttttaattttcgtgtgtagttaatttttttcataataaagCATAAATATTGTAAGTTTATATTCTATACTATATACAAACAccgtatatataatataatttttttacccataaaggatatatattcatactCTCATTAaggaatataatttaaatatatttttcttttatttaaaattttcttcgaatttttttgtaaaatgaAAGGGACACCCATGCTTATATTGCTATTCCTGATAGGATTACTTGGCATTACACAATCATATAACATACGTCATAATGAATCTGGGGATATgcttaaacaaaaatataagaattATAGGAAGGGATCAAATTCCATTAATTCTAATAATTCATCTacaaatgaagaaaaattttcatttgattTTATAGACAATGGCTTTTACGGCCAATATCATCCAATGAATTTTATGGAATCCTCTGCATTTTTAGACAATATGATGCATGATAAAGAAGATGCAACTTATTCAAATAGCCGATCTTACAAAATAACAGGAACTGTTAAAGGGATAATAGATGGATATCCTGTTGCAGTAGCATTAGGAGCACAATAttctaataattttgattatttgca
It encodes the following:
- a CDS encoding zinc finger Ran-binding domain-containing protein 2, putative, which gives rise to MEDHKYSDKRDSEDWICTDEKCRNANSYKRMYCSQCNRVRPKKTIKKNPKQILFKTNDWKCDDCGNINWAKREKCNICGKSKYTKKLNDFKPNKEIRTGKGGGHYDIQGNNERRAHDSEDEEFDEFGRRKKRKLPNNEEKSSNAQTENSSTRNYNNYSNNKDMEKKNHTHKKRRTSSHSRSDSTSSYKNRRESSYSSDDGKKTKNYKYGSKKYDSSKDNYKYNDRKYDNKKKHSHSSKYNDYKYDDDRSDDSRKNNYYRKGHRRD
- a CDS encoding flap endonuclease 1, putative translates to MGIKGLTKFIADTAPNAIKEIKIENLMGRVVAIDASMSLYQFIIAIRDGDQYGNLMNEAGETTSHISGLMSRTIKLMENGLKPIYVFDGAPPELKGSELEKRGEKRQKAEELLLKAKEEGNLEEIKKQSGRTVRVTKKQNEEAKKLLTLMGIPVIESPCEAEAQCAFLTKYDMAHATATEDADALVFGTKILIRNLNANASSNKNKNKNSSKRGYILTEINLEQVLKGLKLTMDEFIDFCILCGCDYCDTIKGIGSKTAYNLIKEYNCIENIIKNIDQNKYQVPDNFKYVEARQSFINPKVLEKSEVKIDWCEPKIEELKTFLIKEHNFNEVRVTNYITRLLKARKVTTQRRLDTFFTTCTKKSTKLIIEESQKELLKAKGKGKKRELNDNSTKLNAKKKKTNIKDEKKNTDKMDELKNKSDENFVKDEENDQDDYDQNLFDEKTNSDSGNIKNENIKEDISSNDITMDIPKCTNDIVC